A part of Palaemon carinicauda isolate YSFRI2023 chromosome 8, ASM3689809v2, whole genome shotgun sequence genomic DNA contains:
- the LOC137645223 gene encoding uncharacterized protein produces the protein MACQSRDKDSHHQHIPLLTYAPTNNLSNHLRMPIGSSYATTTPKSTKLQKKSSGVQFLVHMGACGSLLPRLLSRRSRCLPNSAGIHLVPVNIPVTPIHNQKFLVADVTLAILGVDLLSHSQLLVVVAHRLLVNSDMYSSTPLQPTTSNLALHLTTHMDAYANLLMSYPKVFHLKPYQTLAASAKHGIYHHIKIMGLPLFTRFRHLAEDRLALLNKHSPKW, from the exons ATGGCGTGCCAGAGCAGAGACAAAGACTCCCACCACCAACATATACCACTCCTCActtacgccccaaccaacaacctctccaaCCACTTACGGATGCCCATCGgcagcagttatgctactactactccaaagTCAaccaagctgcaaaaaaaaa GTAgtggtgtgcaatttttggtacacATGGGTGCTTGCGGAtctcttctgccaaggctactCTCCAGGAGAAGTCGTTGTCTGCCCAATTCTGCTGGCATCCACCTGGTACCTGTCAACATACCTGTGACACCCATCCATAATCAAAAGTTTCTCGTGGCTGATGTCACATTGGCAATACTTGGTGTGGACTTACTCTCACATTCCCAACTCCTGGTTGTTGTCGCTCACCGTCTGTTAGTGAACTCGGATATgtactcctcaacacctctccaacccacCACCTCCAATCTGGCTCTCCACCTCACCACACATAtggatgcctacgccaacctccttATGTCATACccaaaagttttccatctaaaACCTTATCAAACGCTTGCGGCTTCCgctaaacacggtatttatcaccatatcaagattatGGGACTACCATTGTTTACCAGATTCAGACATTTGGCAGAGGATCGCTTGGCGCTCCTAAATAAACATTCGCCGAAATGgtag